The Halovivax ruber XH-70 genome includes the window GCTTCCAGCCAGGTGACGAGCGACGCGAGCCGGTCGTGATCGACGCTGCCGTCGGCGGCGAACGGCGTGACGATGGGAACGCCAGTACCCTGCATAGCGGCTACTGAACGGCGACCGAGAAAAGTGTCGGGCTCGGGGCGATCTTCGGACGATGCAGCCCGATCGTGAGTTCCCGTCCGTGCGCGTTTGGGCCGATCACCATGCCCAACTGCGTTGGCGCAACGGACACGACTCGGTCGGGGAAATAGTCCCGACTCGTTCATCGGACGGTTCCGACCCGTGCGGCGGAATCGGCTCCGACTCGGTCTGTGGAATCGCTACTCTCCAAGCAAATCGACAGGAGGTTCCGACGCGATTCCGTCTCCCTGCTGGACGAAGGGAGCGATCTCGTTCCACGCGGGGCCTTCACTGATCGTCCCGTCCTCCCGGTCCCAGCAGATGTAGTCCATCGCCTCGAGTTTCGGCAGATGCGCGTGGTGAAGCATTACCCTCACGGAAGCGGCCCGTCCCTCACCACAGTCCGAATCGCCGGCGACACTGCGCGTTGCGTCCGCGACGGAGAGTGGGGCATCCTCCTGTATCGCGGTCAGCACTCGCCGTCGGTGGCCGTTTTGCAGCGCCTCCATAACCTGATCGACAGAAGTCCCGTTGCCCATAGTGTCGAGTGTATAGCCACACAATTACGGACGGTGCATGGCACACGAGGCCGTTAACCCATCCCACCACTCGGTGGATACAGACTGGAGAGCCACAAAGAACAGACGTCAACTAACCCGCTGGAACGCTTCAGACTCCTCGGCTTCCATCGCGATGAGTGAATTCGTCACGAGCGTCTCGATTCCCCGACGCAGTCGTTCGGTAACGGCCTGATCGGAGATACCCAGCGCGTCGCCCATATCCTGTGTGGACACCTGCCGTGGAATCGAATAGTAGCCCTCTTCGACCGCCCGGATTAGCGTCTCTCGCTGGGCGGTCGTCAGCCCATACCACATGCCGGTTCCCGGGCGAACGGGGTTGTAGATTCGACCGACTTCGAGGGAGATACTCGCGTCCGCGCAGTACTCCTGGAAGTCGCTGAGGCGTTCGTGAGTCTGGAAGCGAATTTCGAACTCCCAGGTGCTCGTAGTGCCGGTCGCACTGAGTAGCTGCCCACCGATCTCGGCGATTCCAAGAAAGAAGTCGTCCGTGGTGACGTCCCAGTCGAGTGAATACAGCCGTTCGTTCTTGTGCCGGCTCACTTCGACGATTCGATCCACGGCCGAGTGGTCACGGACGTTCTTTTCGAAAGACTCGCGGGCCTCGTCACTGACCGAGAAGAACGGTACTGCCTTCTCCCCGAGCGGCACCATGGTTTCGAGTTCGACGGTTGCACCGGGGTCCAGCCTGAGAATGCGTCCCAGTTCGAACGCGTCGGCGGGTATCCGGAGGTGAGCGATGACGGCCATTCCCTTCCCTGTGTCTGGGTCCGATCCGTGTAAAAAGGACCTGCATGGTATACCAACCTGCAAGCAAGTGCATGGTCCACCATGGTTAGGGTAGCCCTTTGCGGGCGGCGCGCCTTGCACGAACTGGACCGAACGCCCTGCGCGGATATCGGTCTCGTCAAAGGCGACGAGATCGTGACTAGCGCCACTCTTCGAGTCGTGGTCAGACGGCCCACTCCATGACACGAAATCCACTCACGGACGTCTCGATTACGAGCCCCGGAGAGTTCGAGACCGTTCTCGCCGCAGCCGTCGAAACGGCAATCGGAGCGAACGTAGACGTCCGCAGCGCGTGGGAGTTCGAAACCCGCGGTTCGACCCACAACTGGGAGGTTCAGATCGTCGAACTGGCGAAGGAGTTCGACGACGAGTAACTCGAGTCGCGTCCAGGGCACCTACCACCCTTCCGTCCACGAACAGCGCGACTGCGCCGTCAGGGCAGATTCGATTCTGGCACTACGGACGGCCCGACCGAGAAAACTGGCTCAGAAACGGCGTTCGGACGGGAGGAATCGGCCCTCAGTAGCCGAACTGGTCGCGGACGAGGACGACCGTGGTGCGGCCCTCCTCTAGTTCCTGACGGAAGATGAGCTGTTTGGCGATGGCCGAGTCGACGCCGTAGGCCTCGTTGGCCCGCTCGTTCTCCAGCGGGTAGGCGACGGATTCGAGCCGGTCGAGCGCGTCAGAGAGCGTCGGCACGATCTTGTTCACGCCGCTGACGATGACGACGTTTCCGGCGGCGAAGGGGTACGCGCCGATACGGCTCCCCGATCGGTCGGCCGCGACGAGTTCGCCGGTCTGGGCGATGGCGTTGACGCTACCGAGGAAGTAGTCGGCCGTCTGCGACTCGCGCCGGGCCGCCTGGCGCTCCTCGTCGTCGTCGATGCTCCAGACCTGGTCCGGAAGGCTCTCCCACTCGTGGTCACCCTCGCTCAGGTACTCGACGAACCCGATCTCTTCGAGCGTCGTCGAGTGGCCGTTCATCACGGACGCCCCGGCGGGAATCTGTGACTGGACCGCCGTGAGCGCCTCGTCGGCCGAGTCGACGACCACGACGTCGAAGCCGTGGTCCTCGAGATTCGAGACGGCCTCGTCGATGGCGTCCGCGGCGGGGAGTTCGTCGAGCGACTCGTCGATATCGGTCTGGGAGACGTAATCAGATTTCTGCTGTGACATGGTGCGTGAGTCGACGCTCACAGATAGTGTGAGATCACCCAAAAGTGCTCGCTGACACCGGTGTCGGGAGGTGATACCAGTGTTACTCCGTGAGACCGACGCGGAACCGACGAGGATTTCGAGAGAACACCCAAGTTGATAGTCGGTGTGTCTAATTTCTCTGCTGGAGGAACAATACGTCTCTATGGAAACGACATTCACCCACCAACCGTCGTTCACCCACCTCGTCGTCGAACTCGCAGCTGGCGAAACGATCCTCGCGGAACCCGGCGCGATGGTCGGGCACTCCCCGAACGTCGAGATTTCGACGGCCAGCAGCCGTGATGGGTTGCTCAGCTCCGCGAAGTCGATGCTTGGCGGGGAGTCACTGGTCGTCAACGAGTTCACTGCGGAAGGTGGTCCCGGCGAGGTGCGTCTGGCACCGCCAACACCGGGCGACGTCAAGGAACACGAATTGCAGGACGAGACGCTGTACACTACTGACGGCGCGTTTCTGGCGTCGTCGCCAGGTATCGACATCGACTCGGAATTCGGCGGGCTCAAGTCGATGCTCGGCGGGGCGAGCCTCACGCCGCTAGCTCTCAAGGGAACCGGCACCGCCTTCATCGACGCCTATGGCGGGCTCGAACGTCTCGATCTGGACCCTGGCGAGTCCTACACGCTGGACAACGAGCACCTGATCGCCTGGGACGACAGCGTCGAGTTCGATACTCGGCGCGTCGGCGGGCTGAAATCGACGCTGCTGAGCGGGGAAGGACTCGTCTTCGACTTCACCGGTCCGGGGAGCGTCTGGTACCAGACCCGAGACATCGATAGTTTCGTCGGCATACTCGCACCCAGAATCCAGACCAGCGACAGTTGATCAGTCGACCGATCGACGACACCTCGCTGGGGCTGTGGGAAGTGAAACGACCGGAGTGCGGAGAAACGGATAAACGGGATCACATCGTTGGGTCGGTATGGTCGAGACCGCTGCGACGACGCGTCGCCGACTGGCCGATCGACTGCGCGAGGAACCCGGCACGCCCGCGGAGCTCGGTCGCGAGTTCTCCCTCTCACCGTCGACCGTTCTCACACATCTCGAACATCTCGCACACAGCCTCCAACACGACGACGAGGAGTTGCTCGTCGCACCACCCGAGTGTCGCGAGTGCGGCTTCGACGACTTCGACGACCTCCTCAATCGCCCGTCTCGCTGCCCCTCGTGCAAACACGAGGGGATCCGGGAACCGACTGTCACCATCCGGTGACAGATCAACGGAGTGACGCTGGATTCGTATCCGATACGCCTTTCAGTGTCCGCGGAGTCCACACTGACGAACCCCCGACACCGGCGGCTTTCGATGGATTCGACGCCGAGTGACGACCCTGTCGGGGCCCCGACGATCCATGACGACCCCTGCACCCGACACAACCGATCTGACGCTCTCCGTCCTCGACGCCCTCCCAGCGGACGCACCGGCAGCCCCGCTGACGAGCGCGCTCGACATCCTCACGAACGAACGCCGGCGACACGTCCTCCGGGTCGTCGGCGAGCAGGGCGAGACGATGACGCTCCCCGACGTCGCCGACGAGGTCGCCGTCCGGGAGTGTGGCCGCCCACTCCCCGAGATCCAACCCGAGACCGTTACCGAGACCTACATCTCGATCTACCACGACCATCTCCCGCGACTCGTCGACGCCAACCTCCTCGCGTACGATCAGGAACGCGATCTCGTTCACCCCAGGTTCGCTACCGACGCGGTCGATTCCCCCACGAACTAACGCACTCCTCCCGGACGAACGCACGCCAACCGCAGTCGCTCACTCAGTAATAGCGTGCGTCGACGCGCTCGTCGAACGCCCGTTGTAGTCGCGCGGTCAGCGGCCAGCGACTCGGTTCCTCGACTGTGTCTGACCAGCCAGCGGGCCAGGACCCAGCCACATCGTCGAGCGCCGATCGCTCGTCACCGGCCCCTCGATTCTGACCGACTGCTTCCCCGTCGAACCGGCAGACCGGTCTGAGTTCCCACGTCGAGTTCGTCAGGAACACCTCGTCGGCCGTCGCGACGTCTTGCAGTTCGACCGAACGAGTGGCCGCCGGGATCTCCAGCTCGGCGGCCAGTTCGAGGACGACGCGGCGGGTGATCCCCGGCAAGACGGGACCGTCGGTCGACGGCGTCACGAGTTCGCCGTCGTCGACGAGGAAGACGTTGCTCGTCGCGCCCTCGGTCACGTGCCCCCGACCATCGAGCATGAGCGCCTCGTCGGCGTCGGTGCCGCGCAGTTCTAGTCGGGCGAGGATCCCGTTCGCGTAGTTGTGCGTCTTCGCCGCCGACGGGAGGGCGGCGTCGGGTATCCGTCGGGTCTCGACCGTCCGGACGACCGCCGGCTCCGCCCAGACCGGCTGTCCGTCGACGCCGCCACGCGGGAGTGGCTTCACCCAGATGACGACGGTCGGGTCGACCGGCCGCTGGGGCGTCACCGTGCCGGGCTGGACGCCCCGCGTGATCGAGAGCCGGACGTACGCATCGGCCAGTTCGTTCGCGGCGAGCGTCTCGTCGATGCGCGCTCGCAGGTCCTCGCGATCGAATCCGTGCGCTATCCCGAGCGTCTCGCAGGTTCGGGCTAACCGATCGGCGTGGGCGTCCCACTCGAAGATCGAGCCGCCATACGCCCGCACCGTCTCGAAGGCCGCGTCGCCGTAGCGAAAGCCGCGATCGTCGACGCTGACCGTCGCCTCCTCGGCGGGCACGAGCTCGCCGTCGACGTGGTACAGCAACGACTCCGCGTTGTCGGGGGCAGTCACGAGTCTCCCCTCCGGCGCTTGCGTGCGGCAAGCTCACAGAAGTTCTCGACGAGTCGCCTGCCGATGGCGAGCGAGATGCCGGTCGTCCGATCAGTCTCGGTGGCGGTGTCGCCGGGTTCGCCCGTCGACGATTCGTCGCGGCGAACGCTCGACGATCCCTCGACCGTGCGGGTCAAGAGACTCTCGGGATGGAACTGGACGCCGACGTGCGGGCGCTGTCGGTGGCGAACGGCCATCACGACCTCGCGGTCGTCGACTGTCTGGGCGGTCTCGACGAGCGAGTCCGGAATCTCGGTTCGCGGGACGGCGAGCGAGTGGTAGCGGCCGACCTGCACCCGTTCGGGGAGCCCCGAGAAGATGCCCTCGCCGTCGTGCGTGACGACGGACGGTTTGCCGTGGACGACGTCGGGTGCCTGGCGGACGTCGGCCCCGTGGGCCGCACACAGTGCCTGGTGGCCCAGGCAGACGCCCAGAATCGGGTATCCGGTCTCCGCGAACAGCGGGATCGAAATTCCCGCGTCGGCGGGCGTTCCGGGTCCGGGCGAGATCACGATCCCGTCCGGGTCGAGCCGACGCACGTCGTCGACGTCTATGTCGTCGTTCCGGCGAACGAGTACCGACCCCGCCACGCTCCCGACGTACTGGACCAGGTTGTAGACGAACGAGTCGTAGTTGTCGATCACGAGGATGGTCGGCCCCTCGCTCGACCCACCGCCATCGCCGTCGATCACGCCCGATCACCCCCATCGGATGTTGCATCGTCGATGTCGGCACCGGTCGCACCCGTCTCGACGGCGAGCGCGGCACGGTCCCCCAGGGCGTCGTCGAGCGCCGTCACGAGCGCGCGTGCTTTGTCGAGCGTCTCGTCGTACTCGTGTTCGGGGACCGAGTCGTGGACGATACCGGCACCGACGCGGAGGTGGTAGGTTTCGGCCTGGCGGACGAGCGTCCGGATGACGATATTGACTGTCGCCCGGCCGTCGAAGCCGAAGATGCCCATACTCCCGGTGTAGGGGCCGCGGCGTGTGGCCTCGAACTCGTCGATGAGTGCCATCGTCCGGGGTTTCGGCGCACCGGTGATCGTCCCACCGGGGAACGTCGCGGCGATGGCGTCGGCGAGCGTCGCGTCCTCGCGGAGGCGGCCGCGAACGTCGGAGACGAGGTGCATCACCTCGGCGTAGCGGTCGATCCGGCGGTACTCGGCGACCTCGACCGAGCCGTATTCACAGACCTTGCCGAGATCGTTGCGCTCGAGATCGACCAGCATAGCGTGCTCGGCGCGTTCCTTCTCGTCGTCGCCGAGTTCGGCAGCCAGCGCCTCGTCTTCGGCTTCGGTTTCGCCACGCGGCCGCGTACCGGCGATCGGCTCGGTCCGGACGAGGTCACCGTCGCGTTCGAGCAGGAGTTCCGGACTCGCACTGACGAGGTCGGCCGACCGGTACTCCAGCAGGCCGGAGTACGGCGCCGGATTCACCCGGCGAACCGCATCGTAGGCGGCGACGGGGTGGACAGCGGCGGGTGCCGCCAGTCGCTGGGAGATGTTCGTCTGAAACGTCTCACCGGCCCGAATGCGCTGTTTGACCCCCCGGACACGATCGGCGAACGACGCGCGGCCACACTCGCTCTCGAACGTCGCGTCGGTCGCGTCCACCGGTGGTGGGCCGGTCGACGGTTCACCCTCGAGAATCGCGGTTGCGAGGGCGAGCGCTCGATCGCGGCCGCGTTCGAAGAGCGACGCCGAAGAGTCGGCCGCTTCGACGCCGTCACCACTTTCTGGGTCGAGACGAGGGCACGCCGAAATCCGCAGCGTCGTCGGGCCGTCGACGGGGCCCTCCCACGCGGCGAGGCGGTCGAAGACGGCGAGTTCGAGACGGGGGAGTGTGCGATCGTCGACCGCCGATTCGGGCACCGTCTCGAGTTCGCGGGCGACGTCGTAGGAGAGCCAGCCGATCGCCCCGCACGGGTAGGGAACCCGCGTGTCGTCCTCGTCGGGGGGTCGTGTGATCGACTGGGTCGCGAGCACCCCCTCGAGGGCGGCGAGCGTCGGTGACGGCGCCGCCGTCTCGATCGATTCGGCCGGTTCGGAGACAGTCAGACGCTCGACGGGATCGACGCCGAAGTAGCCCCAGCCGGGCTGTCCGCCGGTCGTCTCGAGAAATGCACCGCCGGGCCCCCGACGGGCACGGCGGTAGGCATCGAACGGATCGTCGACGGTGAGCCGCACCTCGACGGGAATTCGCGACCCTGGCGGGGCACGTTCGGCGGCCGCCCGGACATCGTCGAGGGTCGTCACCACGTGCGGCTCGGTCATACGCCGACAGACACAGACGGGGGTCAATCCTCTTACGGTAGCGGTTGGCGTGGACGGATACGACAGTGGCGCCGATTCCCCTGGTTCGTCCCGCAACATCGGCAGGTGCCGTGGTCGGCGGAGCGAGCGATTCGACCCCAGTGGTCGGGGAGGAGAAAAAGTGGTGAAAGCGTGCGGAGAATGCGCCTCGATCGGACAGAAATGGCTCGATCGGACAGGTTAGCGATCGTTCGCGCGATCGATCCACTCCTCGATGCGCGAGGCGGCGATGTCGGTCTCCGCGGCCAGTTCGTCGGCGTCGCTCTCGGCGAGCGCCAGCGTCGAATCGACGCCGGCGGTGGCGAGGCGCTCACCGTAGGCCGGACCGATTCCCTTGATCTCGGTGACCGGTTCGCTCTCGACCTCGGTCGGTTCAGGTGTCGAATCGGTCGTCTTCTCGGTCGTCGGCGTCGCGTCGGTATCGGCAGGGCCAACGGCCTCGGCAGGTTCGGCGGCCCCGTCTTCAGGGGGTTCGCGCGAGATCGAGCCGGTCGACCCGCTGGCGTCCGTTCCCGCGGCGACCGCATTCAATTCGTCCGAGGAGTCGTCTGCCGAGTCCGGCTCTGCCTCCTCGATCGTTGCGGCGATCGATTCGGTCTCGTCCGTCTCGGCGTCAGTGTCGGCCTCGTCGGCGGACGGCGTGTCATCCGCCTCGGGCGCAGCGTCGTCTTCGGCGTCCGATGCAGTATCGAGGTCGTCAGCAGCCGACTCCGCTTCGTCGTCGGACGTATCAGCGATATCGTCGCCCGTGGGTTCGGCGTCTTCGGTAGCGTCGACGACAGTACGGTCGTCGGCGCCCGTATCGGTCGGTTCGTCACGATCGCGGCTGCTCATCGGTGGCGGTGCCTCGCGTCCGGATCGTGCCGTCGAGTCGGTCGAGTCAGTGTCGACCGTGACGCCACCATCGCGGTCGCGACGCTTCGACCCGCTTCCCCCCACACCCAGCAGGGATTTTAGCTTCTCCAGGAGTGCCATATCGATTCGATAAACGGTTCGCCCGCTAAAATCGTTCGATTACGGCAGCGGCCGGTGTCCCTCTCGACCAATCACCGTTCCTGATCGGTGTTTGCCTCGAAACTGGACCGCAGTACCCGCCCCATCGCCGCGACCGGCGCGTCGCGACCGGTCCAGCGTTCGAACGCCGCCGCCCCCTGATAGAGGAGCATCCAGGTACCGTCGACGGCGGTCGCTCCGGTGGCAGCCGCATCGCGAAGCAACCGCGTCTCGCGCGGCCGGTAGACCGCGTCCATCACGACGAGGTCCTCGTGGAGCGCCTCGCTCGGGACGATCGACTCGTCCGATTCCATCCCGACGCTGGTGGCGTTGACGAGGACCGTCGCGTCGGCGAGGAGCGTTGGGAGGTCGTCGAGGCCGTGACCCGACGCGTCGGGCACCTCGCTCGCGAGCGCCGTCGCCCGCTCGACGGTCCGATTCGCGACGCGAACGGTGGCGCCCGCCTCCGCCAGCCCGAAGGCGATCGCCCGACCGGCCCCGCCCGCTCCCACGACGACCGCCGTCGCACCGTCGAGCGAGTCGTCACGATCGGCGAACCCTCGCTCCCGAAGCGCCCGAACGGCGCCGGCTGCGTCGGTGTTGTGTCCGGTCGGCCGGGTGACCGCGTCTCGGTCGTCGGCTCCCGCCGAGCCGCCCTCGGGGAACGCGATCGTGTTGACAGCCCCGATACGGGCCGCCAGATCGTCCGGCTCGACGTGGTCGATCGCCCCCTCCTTGAACGGAATCGTGACGTTCAGTCCCGCGATGCCGAGGGAGCTAGCGCCCCGAATCGCGTCGCCGAGCGCGTCGCGGTCGGGTTCGAACGTGACGTAGGTCGCGTCCATCCCGCGGGCCTCGTACGCCGCCTCGTGCATCGGTGGCGAGAGCGAGTGGCCGACGGGGTTGCCCAGCAGGCCGTAGACGTCCATACGTCGAGTGGGCACGGGCCGCAGTTAATGGGGTCGGTGTGGTCCGCATCGGATCCGCGGAGGACGGGAGACGTAGAAGGGGGAACCGGGACGACTCGACGGTCCCCTCGAGTTGAAGCGACGCTCGCCACCGAACCGAGAACCGACGAGTATTCGACGGGTGCGGCCTCATCTGTGTCCGTGATCGCGATCGTCGAGAGCCGCGCGGACCGTGCGTCGGTGCACATCTGCGACCAGCTGCGAGACCTCGTCGCGTGGAACGCTCGCGAGGACGAGACGCGTCCCGACGCCGACGGTGGCGGGACGTACTATCGAACGGACGGGTTCGAACTGCGCTCGTTCGAGGCGCTCCACCTCGATCTCGTCGACCCGGCCGCGGCGTTCAGCGAGGAACCCGACCTCCTCGTCTTCGCCTCGCGCCACTCCGGCGAGACGGGACCGCTCCTGACGGCCCACTTCACGGGTAACGTCGGTCCCGCGGAGTTCGGCGGCGAACCGAACGCGTTCGCCGACGCCGCACCGAACGCCCTCGCCGAGCTGCTCGCCGCTTACGATCGGTACGCGCCGGATCGCTACGAGGTCGGGATGGAGTGTACCCACCACGGGCCCACCGCCGTCGGCTGTCCCTCGCTCTTCGCCGAACTGGGCAGCGACGACGAGCAGTGGGACGACCCTGAGGGCGCCGAAGCCGTGGCACGTGCCATCCTCGAGTTGCGAGGGGTCCCAGCACACCGGACCGATCCCGAGACCGGTCGCCCGCGCCAGGTCGTCGGCTTCGGGGGCGGCCACTACGTCCCGCGATTCGAGCGCATCGTCCGCGAGACGCCGTGGGCCGTCGGCCACATTGCAGCCGACTGGGGCCTGGACGAACTCGACGATCGGGACGCGGTCGAAACCGTGGTCCGGCGTGCGTTCGCGGCGACCGACGCCGACGTCGCCGTCGTCGAGGGGACCAAACCCGACCTCCGGAGCGTGATCGAGGAACTCGGCCATCGTGTCGAACGCGAAGCCTGGGTGCGCGAGGTCGACGACCGGCCGCTGTCGCTCGTCGACGCGGTCGAAACCGCGCTGGGTCCGATCGCAGACGGCGTTCGGTTCGGCGATCGGGAGACCGAGGCGTTCGAAGTCGTCTCCCTGCCGACCGACCTCGTCACGACGGCGGAGGGTGTCGATCCGGAGCGAACGTGGGACGCCGTCACGGCCCACGCAGTCGCGGTCGAAACGTCGAACGGCGGCAGCCGACTCGGAGGCCGGGCTGCGATTCCAACTGACACCGACGCCGACCGAACCGCTCGCGGACTCCCTCGGTCCCTCGTCGACGCGCTGGCCGACGTCATCCGGCCCGAATTCGAACGCGTCTCGGTCACCGACGCGGGCGTCGAAGTCGTCGAGACCGCCTTCGACCCGTCGCTGGCACGCGACCTCGGCGTCCCCGACGGACCGCTGTTCGGCGAACTGGCGTCGGGCGAGGCCGTGACCGTCGACGGTCGCCAGATCGAGCCCGAGGAGGTTCACGAACGCAGAACGACGCAGTTCCCCTGTTGAGCGCCATCGGCCGACCGTCGGTCACTGTCGCCGATCGGGCGATCGCCGTTGCCAACCGACGGAGACCGTCATCCGGACGGTAGCCTCATCGCGAAACTGCCGGAACTGTCTGCCGAGACCACCGTAAAATCAGCTGCCGGTTCGATATGGGCAGATGTCTGACGTCCGCATGACGTTGTGGGGAAACGATCATAACGGTGGGGTCGTAATGGCGTTTCAAGAATGGATTCAATTGTCGAAGACGCCATCGACGAGGCCGAATCGGGTGACCCCGAGGCGCGGGCCGACCCCGTCTCGGACGAGCCCGCCCAGTCGTCGAACGCGTCGGGGACGATGACCGACGAGGAGCTAAAGGACGTCCTGCAGGACCTCCAGACGGACATCACGGTCGTCGGCTGTGGCGGGGCCGGTGGCAACACGGTCGACCGGATGGACGAAGAGGGGATCCACGGCGCGAAACTGGTCGCCGCGAACACGGACGTCCAGCACTTGGTCGAGATCGAGGCCGACACAAAGATCCTCATGGGCGAGCAGAAGACCTCCGGCCGCGGCGCCGGATCGCTCCCGCAGGTCGGCGAGGAAGCCGCCCTGGAGAGCCAGGAGGACATCTACGACGCGATCGAGGGCTCCGACATGGTCTTCGTCACCGCCGGACTGGGTGGCGGGACGGGTACCGGCTCCGCGCCGGTCGTCGCGAAGGCCGCCCGCGAATCCGGCGCCCTGACGATCTCCATCGTCACGACGCCCTTTACCGCGGAAGGAGAAGTTCGCCGGACGAACGCCGAGGCTGGCCTCGAGCGTCTCCGCGACGTCTCCGACACCGTCATCGTCGTGCCGAACGACCGCCTGCTGGACTCCGTCGGTAAGCTCCCCGTCCGCCAGGCGTTCAAGGTGAGTGACGAAGTCCTGATGCGCTCCGTGAAGGGCATCACGGAACTCATCACCAAGCCCGGTCTCGTCAACCTGGACTTCGCCGACGTCCGCACCGTCATGGAGAAAGGTGGCGTCGCGATGATCGGCCTCGGGGAGTCCGACTCCGAAGCGAAAGCCGAAGACTCCGTCAAGACCGCCCTCCGCTCGCCGCTGCTCGACGTCGACATCTCCGGTGCGAGTTCCGCGCTGGTCAACGTCACCGGCGGGAACGACATGTCCATCGAGGAAGCCGAAGGCGTCGTCGAGGAGATCTACGACCGCATCGACCCCGACGCCCGCATCATCTGGGGCACCTCGATCGACGAGACCCTGGAGGGCAGCATGCGAACCATGATCGTCGTCACCGGCGTCCAGTCGCCCCAGATCTACGGTCGCCCGGAGGGCGAGGCCGTCCAGCCTCAGGGCGTGGGCGGACAGGCCGGCGGCCAGCCACCGGCAGGCGGGCAGGGCGCCCCCGGCGGGCAGAACGCCGGCGGTCAGCCTGGCGTCGACGCCGAAGATGACGACGATATCGACTTCGTCGGCTAACTCGTTCGACGATCCATACGCTATCTGCGTCGTCTCCTGACGGTTCTCGTCTCCGCTCCGTTCGATGTTGTTCGCTTGTC containing:
- a CDS encoding DUF7344 domain-containing protein; protein product: MGNGTSVDQVMEALQNGHRRRVLTAIQEDAPLSVADATRSVAGDSDCGEGRAASVRVMLHHAHLPKLEAMDYICWDREDGTISEGPAWNEIAPFVQQGDGIASEPPVDLLGE
- a CDS encoding helix-turn-helix domain-containing protein, translating into MAVIAHLRIPADAFELGRILRLDPGATVELETMVPLGEKAVPFFSVSDEARESFEKNVRDHSAVDRIVEVSRHKNERLYSLDWDVTTDDFFLGIAEIGGQLLSATGTTSTWEFEIRFQTHERLSDFQEYCADASISLEVGRIYNPVRPGTGMWYGLTTAQRETLIRAVEEGYYSIPRQVSTQDMGDALGISDQAVTERLRRGIETLVTNSLIAMEAEESEAFQRVS
- a CDS encoding lactate utilization protein translates to MSQQKSDYVSQTDIDESLDELPAADAIDEAVSNLEDHGFDVVVVDSADEALTAVQSQIPAGASVMNGHSTTLEEIGFVEYLSEGDHEWESLPDQVWSIDDDEERQAARRESQTADYFLGSVNAIAQTGELVAADRSGSRIGAYPFAAGNVVIVSGVNKIVPTLSDALDRLESVAYPLENERANEAYGVDSAIAKQLIFRQELEEGRTTVVLVRDQFGY
- a CDS encoding TIGR00266 family protein: METTFTHQPSFTHLVVELAAGETILAEPGAMVGHSPNVEISTASSRDGLLSSAKSMLGGESLVVNEFTAEGGPGEVRLAPPTPGDVKEHELQDETLYTTDGAFLASSPGIDIDSEFGGLKSMLGGASLTPLALKGTGTAFIDAYGGLERLDLDPGESYTLDNEHLIAWDDSVEFDTRRVGGLKSTLLSGEGLVFDFTGPGSVWYQTRDIDSFVGILAPRIQTSDS
- a CDS encoding transcriptional regulator codes for the protein MVETAATTRRRLADRLREEPGTPAELGREFSLSPSTVLTHLEHLAHSLQHDDEELLVAPPECRECGFDDFDDLLNRPSRCPSCKHEGIREPTVTIR
- a CDS encoding DUF7344 domain-containing protein → MTTPAPDTTDLTLSVLDALPADAPAAPLTSALDILTNERRRHVLRVVGEQGETMTLPDVADEVAVRECGRPLPEIQPETVTETYISIYHDHLPRLVDANLLAYDQERDLVHPRFATDAVDSPTN
- a CDS encoding aminotransferase class IV — encoded protein: MTAPDNAESLLYHVDGELVPAEEATVSVDDRGFRYGDAAFETVRAYGGSIFEWDAHADRLARTCETLGIAHGFDREDLRARIDETLAANELADAYVRLSITRGVQPGTVTPQRPVDPTVVIWVKPLPRGGVDGQPVWAEPAVVRTVETRRIPDAALPSAAKTHNYANGILARLELRGTDADEALMLDGRGHVTEGATSNVFLVDDGELVTPSTDGPVLPGITRRVVLELAAELEIPAATRSVELQDVATADEVFLTNSTWELRPVCRFDGEAVGQNRGAGDERSALDDVAGSWPAGWSDTVEEPSRWPLTARLQRAFDERVDARYY
- a CDS encoding anthranilate synthase component II, with translation MIDGDGGGSSEGPTILVIDNYDSFVYNLVQYVGSVAGSVLVRRNDDIDVDDVRRLDPDGIVISPGPGTPADAGISIPLFAETGYPILGVCLGHQALCAAHGADVRQAPDVVHGKPSVVTHDGEGIFSGLPERVQVGRYHSLAVPRTEIPDSLVETAQTVDDREVVMAVRHRQRPHVGVQFHPESLLTRTVEGSSSVRRDESSTGEPGDTATETDRTTGISLAIGRRLVENFCELAARKRRRGDS
- the pabB gene encoding aminodeoxychorismate synthase, component I, which produces MTEPHVVTTLDDVRAAAERAPPGSRIPVEVRLTVDDPFDAYRRARRGPGGAFLETTGGQPGWGYFGVDPVERLTVSEPAESIETAAPSPTLAALEGVLATQSITRPPDEDDTRVPYPCGAIGWLSYDVARELETVPESAVDDRTLPRLELAVFDRLAAWEGPVDGPTTLRISACPRLDPESGDGVEAADSSASLFERGRDRALALATAILEGEPSTGPPPVDATDATFESECGRASFADRVRGVKQRIRAGETFQTNISQRLAAPAAVHPVAAYDAVRRVNPAPYSGLLEYRSADLVSASPELLLERDGDLVRTEPIAGTRPRGETEAEDEALAAELGDDEKERAEHAMLVDLERNDLGKVCEYGSVEVAEYRRIDRYAEVMHLVSDVRGRLREDATLADAIAATFPGGTITGAPKPRTMALIDEFEATRRGPYTGSMGIFGFDGRATVNIVIRTLVRQAETYHLRVGAGIVHDSVPEHEYDETLDKARALVTALDDALGDRAALAVETGATGADIDDATSDGGDRA
- a CDS encoding helix-hairpin-helix domain-containing protein; its protein translation is MALLEKLKSLLGVGGSGSKRRDRDGGVTVDTDSTDSTARSGREAPPPMSSRDRDEPTDTGADDRTVVDATEDAEPTGDDIADTSDDEAESAADDLDTASDAEDDAAPEADDTPSADEADTDAETDETESIAATIEEAEPDSADDSSDELNAVAAGTDASGSTGSISREPPEDGAAEPAEAVGPADTDATPTTEKTTDSTPEPTEVESEPVTEIKGIGPAYGERLATAGVDSTLALAESDADELAAETDIAASRIEEWIDRANDR
- a CDS encoding shikimate dehydrogenase; this encodes MDVYGLLGNPVGHSLSPPMHEAAYEARGMDATYVTFEPDRDALGDAIRGASSLGIAGLNVTIPFKEGAIDHVEPDDLAARIGAVNTIAFPEGGSAGADDRDAVTRPTGHNTDAAGAVRALRERGFADRDDSLDGATAVVVGAGGAGRAIAFGLAEAGATVRVANRTVERATALASEVPDASGHGLDDLPTLLADATVLVNATSVGMESDESIVPSEALHEDLVVMDAVYRPRETRLLRDAAATGATAVDGTWMLLYQGAAAFERWTGRDAPVAAMGRVLRSSFEANTDQER